A part of Thermococcus sp. EP1 genomic DNA contains:
- a CDS encoding OadG family protein has product MVTWEFFLEGLYITILGVTVVFLVLSILALAMYGIGYLERTLIEKERQVVEAPPKPKEEVKVEEKKPSIEPKKLAVITAAILAYVAEKNAQLRPLPFKKKPSDAWRLYGVQSQIEEVENFNYEMGAW; this is encoded by the coding sequence ATGGTTACTTGGGAATTTTTCCTTGAGGGCCTTTATATTACTATTTTAGGAGTAACCGTGGTTTTCTTAGTGCTGAGCATTTTGGCATTAGCAATGTATGGTATTGGGTACTTGGAGAGGACATTAATTGAAAAAGAAAGGCAAGTTGTTGAGGCTCCACCAAAACCTAAGGAAGAAGTTAAAGTGGAGGAAAAGAAACCATCTATCGAACCAAAGAAGCTCGCAGTTATCACTGCAGCAATTTTGGCCTATGTAGCCGAGAAAAATGCCCAACTCAGGCCGTTGCCATTTAAGAAAAAACCTTCAGACGCTTGGCGTTTATATGGTGTTCAATCTCAAATAGAGGAAGTTGAAAACTTTAATTATGAAATGGGGGCATGGTGA
- a CDS encoding acetyl-CoA carboxylase biotin carboxyl carrier protein subunit, with amino-acid sequence MKGKVKVIVDGVLYEVEVEELGGGRFKVSFDGESYDVEAKDLGIPMGAFQAPVQSVSVPSTPAPLPSAPTPTAPVEVPSAPAPSVSGEGVVTAPMPGKILKILVREGEQVKLGQGLLILEAMKMENEIPSPTDGVVKRILVKEGDTVDTGQALIELG; translated from the coding sequence ATGAAAGGTAAAGTCAAGGTCATTGTTGATGGTGTTCTTTATGAAGTTGAAGTTGAAGAACTTGGAGGAGGAAGATTTAAAGTCAGCTTTGATGGAGAAAGTTATGATGTAGAAGCTAAAGATCTTGGAATTCCGATGGGAGCATTTCAAGCACCTGTTCAAAGTGTAAGTGTACCCTCTACACCTGCACCACTTCCTTCGGCCCCAACTCCCACAGCTCCAGTTGAAGTGCCTAGTGCTCCTGCACCATCTGTTAGTGGGGAAGGTGTAGTTACTGCTCCAATGCCTGGTAAGATCTTGAAAATTCTCGTTAGGGAAGGAGAGCAAGTCAAATTAGGCCAGGGACTTCTTATTTTGGAAGCCATGAAAATGGAGAATGAGATTCCCTCCCCAACAGATGGAGTTGTAAAGAGAATTCTTGTTAAGGAAGGGGACACAGTTGACACAGGACAAGCATTGATAGAACTTGGGTGA